A genome region from Pseudomonadota bacterium includes the following:
- a CDS encoding sulfatase-like hydrolase/transferase encodes VPYFLFLNYMDTHREYSTVPPRPDIVGYAVEVRSTPNLLALRRAVFPGIDPAPPELVQKLVDQYDTALANLDAGLDPLLRHLERERDRSVVVITSDHGEYLGEHLWAEHPRDVYQEGIRVPLIVALPTQRSGRVDDTVVASQHLPNRILRALGKPAAAMLPKFSATPHNTPAISENYFDRARFLRNPRWGHRFQRIRRAFFKWPYKLIHSSDGKHELYDLRRDPREESNLWSKRNSRGKRMLSELERRMGAALRAPPPPPPPPPAAVELSVEDRRRLEELGYLETGS; translated from the coding sequence CGTGCCCTACTTCTTGTTTCTCAACTACATGGACACGCACCGCGAGTACAGTACGGTGCCGCCGCGGCCCGATATCGTGGGCTATGCTGTCGAGGTCCGGTCCACTCCCAACCTGCTGGCACTGCGCAGGGCCGTCTTTCCGGGCATCGATCCCGCGCCGCCAGAGCTGGTGCAGAAGCTCGTGGACCAGTACGATACCGCGCTGGCCAACCTCGACGCAGGGCTCGACCCCCTGCTAAGGCATCTTGAGCGCGAGCGGGATCGCAGCGTCGTGGTCATCACGTCCGATCACGGCGAGTACCTGGGAGAACATCTGTGGGCGGAGCACCCTCGCGACGTGTACCAAGAGGGCATCCGCGTACCCTTGATCGTGGCGCTCCCAACGCAGCGGTCGGGCCGCGTGGATGACACGGTCGTGGCATCGCAGCATCTGCCGAATCGGATCCTGCGTGCACTGGGCAAACCGGCCGCGGCGATGCTGCCGAAGTTCTCCGCGACACCGCACAACACGCCGGCCATCTCGGAAAACTACTTTGACAGGGCCCGGTTTCTCAGAAACCCACGCTGGGGGCACCGTTTCCAACGCATCCGGCGCGCGTTTTTCAAGTGGCCCTACAAGTTGATTCACTCGAGCGACGGCAAACATGAGCTCTACGATCTCAGGCGGGATCCCCGCGAAGAGAGCAACCTCTGGTCGAAGCGCAACAGCAGAGGCAAGCGCATGTTGTCGGAGCTCGAACGCCGGATGGGCGCCGCGCTCCGGGCGCCGCCGCCACCACCACCACCACCACC